A window of the Corallococcus exiguus genome harbors these coding sequences:
- a CDS encoding ABC transporter permease, whose amino-acid sequence MSQLLQDVRLSLRRMRREPVFTTVVVATLALAIGATTAVFSLVYQVLLKPLPYPEPQELLRLYQSTPQRERGGVAYSYLQAWRERPSAFQAIEGATAMDYTLTGPSAAQRVRAGLATPGLLSLLGVRPERGQDFGPESQGAGRDRSVLVSHAFWWSHFGGRADVVGQTLTLDGAPHVVQGVLPASFRFWPGVDLWKPLTPAPPGQASEELYLRGVGRLRPGVPLECARAELEAHSRAWAATMGGSEAAPGVRLVPLHEQVVETSREQLWLLAGVMALVLCVACANVANLLLARASAREREVAVRAALGADRGRLVRQFLAESAVLALMGGAAGLLLALWGMDLLRVFVPGEVVSPEELRLEPHVLAIAAGLSLTTSVLFGLVPALRASRAEAKGALGGLRGGKGATGAMRARAVLVVAQVALALVPLVGAGLMLRTLHALHAVVPGFDPRGVSAMDLSFPREAYGRDDTRRRQVSTELLARVRALPSVQSAGLASTLPLWNRNGFSAVVLPGETEAEAQAREAVNFRAVSDGYFATLRIPLKEGRDVNATDGAGAAPVMVVNETFARRFLSKGSALGQRARLTLDGEPFREVVGVVGDVHHASLAEEPRAEVYLPMDQFEGLFMVVAVRATRDSQALLPALREQLRAVDPSLPLVQVRDLEAVVEESLGRTRVMSGLLTAMALLALTLAGVGLYGVLAYTVSQRTRELGIRMALGATDRQVLWLVVGQGLRLAAIGVGVGIVGAAVLARGLAGMLYGVGALDALTFGGVPLLLGAVALVASGLPARRALRVTPAIALRADE is encoded by the coding sequence ATGTCCCAGCTCCTCCAAGACGTCCGCCTGTCGCTGCGCCGGATGCGCCGCGAGCCCGTGTTCACCACGGTGGTGGTGGCCACGCTCGCGCTCGCCATCGGGGCCACCACCGCGGTCTTCAGCCTCGTGTATCAGGTGCTGCTCAAGCCCCTGCCGTACCCTGAACCCCAGGAGCTGCTGCGCCTCTACCAGTCCACGCCGCAGCGTGAGCGAGGCGGTGTGGCGTACTCGTACCTCCAGGCGTGGCGCGAGCGTCCGAGCGCGTTCCAGGCCATCGAGGGCGCCACCGCGATGGACTACACGCTGACCGGCCCGAGCGCGGCGCAGCGGGTGCGCGCGGGGCTCGCGACGCCGGGCCTGCTGTCACTGCTGGGCGTGCGGCCCGAGCGTGGACAGGACTTCGGACCTGAGTCCCAGGGGGCAGGGCGAGACCGGAGCGTGCTCGTGTCCCACGCCTTCTGGTGGAGCCACTTCGGTGGACGCGCGGACGTGGTGGGCCAGACGCTCACGTTGGATGGCGCGCCCCATGTCGTCCAGGGCGTGCTGCCCGCGTCGTTCCGCTTCTGGCCGGGCGTGGACCTGTGGAAGCCGCTGACGCCCGCGCCTCCGGGTCAGGCTTCGGAGGAGCTGTACCTGCGGGGCGTGGGCCGGTTGCGGCCGGGTGTCCCGCTGGAGTGCGCCCGCGCGGAGCTGGAGGCGCACTCGCGCGCCTGGGCCGCGACGATGGGCGGGAGTGAAGCGGCGCCCGGGGTGCGGCTGGTGCCGTTGCATGAGCAGGTGGTGGAGACCTCGCGCGAGCAACTGTGGCTGCTGGCCGGAGTGATGGCGCTGGTGCTGTGCGTGGCGTGCGCCAATGTGGCGAACCTGCTGCTCGCGCGCGCCAGTGCCCGCGAGCGCGAAGTGGCGGTGCGCGCGGCGTTGGGCGCGGACCGGGGACGGCTGGTGCGGCAGTTCCTGGCGGAGAGCGCGGTGCTGGCCCTGATGGGCGGCGCGGCGGGCCTGCTGCTGGCGTTGTGGGGGATGGACCTCCTGCGCGTGTTCGTCCCCGGAGAGGTCGTGTCGCCGGAAGAACTCCGGCTGGAGCCGCACGTGCTCGCCATCGCGGCGGGCCTGTCGCTGACGACCAGCGTCCTCTTCGGCCTGGTGCCCGCACTGCGCGCATCCCGCGCGGAGGCGAAGGGGGCGCTCGGGGGGCTTCGCGGGGGGAAGGGCGCGACCGGCGCGATGCGTGCGAGGGCCGTGCTGGTGGTCGCGCAGGTCGCGCTGGCGCTCGTGCCGCTGGTGGGCGCGGGCCTGATGCTGCGCACGCTCCATGCGCTGCATGCCGTGGTGCCGGGCTTCGACCCGCGAGGCGTCAGCGCGATGGACCTGTCATTCCCCCGCGAGGCCTACGGGAGGGATGACACCCGCCGACGGCAGGTGAGTACGGAGCTGCTGGCGAGGGTGCGGGCGTTGCCGTCGGTGCAGTCCGCGGGACTGGCCAGCACGCTGCCGCTGTGGAACCGCAACGGCTTCAGCGCGGTGGTGCTGCCCGGTGAGACAGAGGCGGAGGCCCAGGCGCGCGAAGCGGTCAACTTCCGCGCGGTGAGCGACGGCTACTTCGCCACGCTGCGCATCCCACTGAAGGAGGGCCGCGACGTGAACGCCACGGACGGCGCGGGCGCGGCGCCGGTGATGGTGGTCAACGAGACCTTCGCGCGGCGCTTCCTTTCAAAGGGCTCCGCGTTGGGCCAGCGCGCACGACTGACGCTCGACGGCGAGCCGTTCCGGGAGGTGGTGGGTGTGGTGGGAGACGTGCACCACGCGAGCCTCGCGGAGGAGCCGCGCGCGGAGGTGTACCTGCCCATGGATCAATTCGAGGGCCTGTTCATGGTCGTCGCCGTGCGCGCCACCCGGGACTCGCAGGCGCTGCTGCCCGCGCTGCGCGAACAGCTTCGCGCGGTGGATCCAAGCCTGCCGCTGGTCCAGGTGCGCGACCTGGAGGCCGTGGTGGAGGAGAGCCTGGGCCGCACGCGGGTGATGAGCGGCCTGCTCACGGCCATGGCGTTGCTCGCGCTGACGCTGGCGGGCGTGGGGCTGTACGGCGTGCTGGCGTACACGGTGAGCCAGCGCACGCGCGAGCTGGGCATCCGCATGGCGCTGGGCGCGACGGACCGGCAGGTGCTGTGGCTGGTGGTGGGGCAGGGGCTGCGGCTGGCGGCGATCGGCGTGGGGGTGGGGATCGTGGGGGCGGCAGTGCTCGCGCGCGGCCTCGCGGGGATGCTCTACGGCGTGGGCGCGCTGGACGCCCTGACGTTCGGAGGCGTGCCCCTGCTGCTGGGCGCGGTGGCGCTCGTGGCCAGTGGGTTGCCCGCGCGCCGCGCGCTGCGCGTGACGCCGGCCATCGCGCTCCGGGCGGACGAATAG
- a CDS encoding ATP-binding protein: MGAVDDILRGGGACGALLRQVDWARTSLGPVETWPQSLRTAVSIVLASDYPLYVAWGPEFVQFYNDAYRPICGRTKHPAALGQAAAVTWPEVWHMLGPGWERMRQTGEAIFVNDLMMPLDRNGFVEECYFTYSHSPVRDESGDAAGIFAALTETTGQVVGTRRLDMLRELGASTADRATTDDACREAMRVIAAAPLDVPFALLYLVDDATGTARLAGTSGMAAGDALAPESIPLPDSTGQARADWPLGYAASTRAAFLWERLPGETGTVRVGPWPEGTASAWVQPLPRVGHARPAGFLVTGLSRRLALDEKYRGFLELLARGVTTAISQARAREEERRRVEALAALDRAKTDFFSNVSHEFRTPLALMLGPVEDGLQDPLEPLGPRQLERQRTVHRNGLRLLKLVNTLLEFSRIEAGRLHATAVPTDLAALTRGLASGFRSTVERAGLTLDVDCPPLPHPVKVDPEQWEKIVLNLISNAFKFTHQGGIRVSLRWRGTQVELRVADTGTGIPPEELPLIFDRFHRVQGAQGRSYEGSGIGLALVRELVRLHGGDVQAESRPGQGSTFTVTLPAEASSLADAPRETAASTSERVPTSATAATFLEEASGWLGPEGTPAMLAVDAAPAPLMRTVGGHVLFADDNADMRAYVHSLLADRFEVTLAANGLEALESCRARMPDLVISDVMMPELDGFGLLRRLREDPATVHVPVILLSARAGEEATVEGLRMGATDYLVKPFSARELLARVEGNLAAARAGREQRLAEREREKLIAVVEQSSDLIGIGGPDGRALFVNEAGQRMLGLEGPEAVRITHLFDYFLEEDRAYVRDVILPRLREHGRWDGEFRLRHFRTGAAIPVHYNFFTLRDAATGEDMGIATVSRDITERHRREAEAREQREFEQQLIGIVSHDLRNPLNAILLSANALLQRDDLGERATKNTGRIISSAERANRLIRDLLDVTQARLGGGLPVQRRRMDFHEATRHALEEVQVAFPERQVVLDQQGDGLGSWDEERLGQVVQNLVTNALRYGEPGSTVRVSTREEGDDLVLEVHNRGRPIPPEMLTTLFQAMRRGHHDEGRSSRSVGLGLYIVQQVARAHGGHVSATSSEEAGTTFTVRMPREAPPAYDTVS; this comes from the coding sequence ATGGGCGCGGTGGACGACATCCTGCGAGGCGGTGGCGCGTGTGGCGCCCTGCTGCGGCAGGTGGACTGGGCGAGGACGTCCCTGGGCCCCGTGGAGACCTGGCCCCAGTCGCTGCGCACGGCCGTCAGCATCGTGCTCGCGTCCGACTATCCGCTCTACGTCGCGTGGGGTCCGGAGTTCGTCCAGTTCTACAACGACGCGTACCGGCCCATCTGCGGACGCACGAAGCACCCCGCTGCCCTGGGGCAGGCAGCGGCCGTCACCTGGCCGGAGGTCTGGCACATGCTCGGCCCCGGCTGGGAGCGCATGCGCCAGACCGGCGAGGCCATCTTCGTCAATGACCTGATGATGCCGCTCGACCGCAACGGCTTCGTCGAGGAGTGCTACTTCACCTACAGCCACTCGCCCGTGCGCGACGAGTCCGGCGACGCGGCGGGCATCTTCGCGGCGCTCACTGAGACCACCGGACAGGTGGTGGGTACGCGGCGGCTGGACATGCTGCGCGAACTGGGTGCCTCCACCGCGGACCGGGCCACCACGGACGACGCCTGTCGCGAGGCCATGCGAGTCATCGCCGCTGCGCCGCTCGACGTGCCCTTCGCCCTGCTCTACCTGGTGGATGACGCCACCGGCACCGCGCGGCTCGCCGGGACGAGCGGGATGGCGGCGGGGGATGCGCTCGCTCCCGAGTCGATTCCCCTCCCGGACAGCACGGGCCAGGCGCGCGCGGACTGGCCCCTGGGCTACGCCGCGAGCACCCGCGCGGCCTTCCTCTGGGAGAGGCTGCCTGGGGAGACAGGCACCGTCAGGGTGGGGCCGTGGCCGGAGGGAACGGCCTCCGCGTGGGTGCAGCCCCTTCCGCGCGTGGGGCATGCGCGGCCCGCGGGCTTCCTGGTGACGGGGCTGAGCCGCAGGCTGGCACTGGATGAGAAGTACCGGGGCTTCCTGGAGCTGCTGGCCCGGGGCGTGACGACGGCCATCTCCCAGGCTCGCGCCCGCGAGGAGGAGCGCCGCCGCGTGGAGGCGCTGGCCGCGTTGGATCGCGCGAAGACGGACTTCTTCAGCAACGTGAGCCACGAGTTCCGGACTCCGCTGGCGCTGATGCTGGGGCCGGTGGAGGACGGCCTCCAGGATCCGCTGGAGCCGCTCGGTCCCCGGCAGCTCGAACGGCAGCGGACGGTGCACCGCAATGGCTTGCGGCTGCTCAAGCTCGTCAACACGCTGCTGGAGTTCTCCCGCATCGAAGCGGGCCGCCTGCACGCGACCGCGGTGCCCACCGACCTCGCCGCGCTCACCCGCGGGCTCGCCAGCGGCTTCCGCTCCACCGTGGAGCGCGCGGGCCTGACGCTCGACGTGGACTGTCCCCCGCTGCCGCACCCCGTGAAGGTGGATCCGGAGCAGTGGGAGAAGATCGTCCTCAACCTCATCTCCAACGCGTTCAAGTTCACGCACCAGGGCGGCATCCGCGTGAGCCTGCGCTGGCGCGGAACGCAGGTGGAGCTGCGCGTGGCGGACACCGGCACGGGCATTCCACCGGAGGAGCTGCCGCTCATCTTCGACCGCTTCCACCGAGTGCAGGGCGCGCAGGGACGCAGCTACGAGGGCAGCGGCATCGGGCTCGCGCTGGTGCGGGAGCTGGTTCGCCTGCATGGCGGCGACGTGCAGGCGGAGAGCCGCCCCGGCCAGGGCAGCACCTTCACGGTGACGCTGCCCGCGGAGGCGTCCTCCCTGGCTGACGCTCCACGGGAGACGGCGGCGTCCACGTCCGAGCGCGTCCCGACGAGCGCGACCGCCGCGACGTTCCTGGAGGAGGCGTCCGGCTGGTTGGGGCCGGAGGGCACGCCGGCCATGCTCGCGGTCGACGCGGCCCCCGCGCCCCTCATGCGGACCGTGGGCGGCCATGTCCTGTTCGCGGACGACAACGCGGACATGCGCGCGTATGTGCACTCGCTGCTCGCGGACCGCTTCGAGGTGACGCTCGCGGCGAATGGACTGGAGGCGCTGGAGTCCTGCCGGGCCCGGATGCCGGACCTCGTCATCAGCGACGTGATGATGCCGGAGCTGGATGGCTTCGGGCTCCTGCGGCGGCTGCGCGAGGACCCGGCGACGGTGCACGTGCCCGTCATCCTGTTGTCCGCGCGCGCCGGCGAGGAGGCCACGGTGGAGGGCCTGCGCATGGGCGCCACCGACTACCTGGTGAAGCCGTTCTCCGCGCGGGAGCTGCTGGCGCGCGTGGAGGGGAATCTCGCGGCGGCTCGGGCGGGCCGGGAGCAGCGCCTGGCGGAGCGGGAGCGCGAGAAGCTGATTGCCGTGGTGGAGCAGTCCTCGGACCTCATCGGCATTGGAGGACCGGACGGACGGGCTCTGTTCGTCAACGAGGCGGGCCAGCGGATGCTGGGACTGGAGGGGCCGGAGGCGGTGCGAATCACGCACCTGTTCGACTACTTCCTGGAGGAGGACCGCGCCTACGTGCGCGACGTCATCCTGCCCAGGCTGCGCGAGCACGGGCGCTGGGACGGAGAGTTCCGCCTCCGCCACTTCCGCACCGGAGCGGCGATCCCCGTGCACTACAACTTCTTCACGCTGCGCGATGCCGCGACGGGCGAGGACATGGGCATCGCCACGGTGAGCCGCGACATCACCGAACGCCACCGGCGCGAGGCGGAGGCGCGGGAGCAGCGGGAGTTCGAGCAGCAGCTCATCGGCATCGTCAGCCACGACCTGCGCAATCCGCTCAACGCCATCCTCCTGTCGGCGAACGCCCTGCTCCAGCGCGATGACCTGGGGGAGCGCGCGACAAAGAACACCGGCCGCATCATCAGCAGCGCCGAGCGCGCCAACCGCCTCATCCGCGACCTGCTGGACGTGACCCAGGCGAGGCTGGGAGGAGGGCTGCCGGTGCAGCGGCGCCGCATGGACTTCCACGAGGCCACGCGCCACGCGCTGGAGGAGGTCCAGGTGGCGTTCCCGGAGCGGCAGGTGGTCCTGGATCAGCAGGGCGACGGCCTGGGCTCGTGGGACGAGGAGCGGCTGGGCCAGGTGGTGCAGAACCTGGTCACCAACGCCCTTCGCTACGGCGAGCCGGGCTCCACGGTGCGGGTGTCCACTCGCGAGGAGGGGGACGACCTCGTCCTGGAAGTCCACAACCGGGGCCGTCCCATTCCGCCGGAGATGCTGACCACCCTCTTCCAGGCCATGCGGCGCGGCCACCATGACGAAGGCCGCTCGTCGCGCAGCGTGGGGCTGGGGCTCTACATCGTGCAGCAGGTGGCGCGGGCGCACGGAGGCCACGTGAGCGCGACCTCCAGCGAAGAGGCCGGAACGACGTTCACGGTCCGCATGCCGAGGGAAGCGCCCCCCGCCTACGACACCGTGTCCTGA
- a CDS encoding DUF642 domain-containing protein has translation MNGKQVLRRGAVVGFGFFALMGCGGPDAAIQEPELGNVEQGVVVSTNGSFENNNIGNFNYVVLNAGSTALPGWTITSGIKVMKNTYKTAQSGIQSIDLNGLGAGSLYQDVPTVVGGGYTVSFYVSNSPTCTTVSRSATLNYGPSTASFSNSSGTWSTFPRTYVFNATSTVSRIELISTSGGVGCGLAIDNLTVTGP, from the coding sequence ATGAATGGCAAGCAAGTGCTGCGTCGCGGCGCGGTGGTGGGCTTTGGCTTCTTCGCGCTGATGGGCTGTGGGGGCCCGGATGCCGCGATCCAGGAGCCGGAGCTCGGCAACGTCGAGCAGGGCGTCGTCGTGTCGACCAACGGCAGCTTTGAGAACAACAACATCGGCAATTTCAACTACGTGGTCCTCAACGCCGGTAGCACGGCGCTGCCGGGCTGGACCATCACCAGCGGCATCAAGGTGATGAAGAACACGTACAAGACGGCGCAGAGCGGCATCCAGTCCATCGACCTCAACGGCCTGGGCGCGGGCTCCCTATACCAGGACGTCCCCACCGTCGTCGGTGGCGGCTACACGGTGTCCTTCTACGTCTCCAACAGCCCCACCTGCACCACCGTGTCCCGGTCGGCCACCCTCAACTACGGCCCGAGCACCGCCAGCTTCTCCAACAGCTCCGGGACGTGGTCGACGTTCCCGCGCACCTACGTGTTCAACGCCACCAGCACCGTCTCGCGTATCGAGCTCATCAGCACCTCCGGTGGCGTCGGCTGCGGTCTGGCCATCGACAACCTCACGGTGACCGGACCGTGA